ACAGGTGCCATCGAAATTGCGGGTTTCCGCCAGATATTGCGCCGCGCCCAGCAACATGGCCGTGTGCCCGTCATGTCCACAGGCATGCATCGCATTGGGGGTTTTCGAGGCATACTCCAGACCTGTCTGCTCGTGGATCGGTAAGGCGTCCATATCGGCACGCAATCCGACCACCTTGCCGCTGGTGTCCTGTTTGCCCTTGATCACACCAACCACGCCGGTGCGGCCGATGCCCTCGACAACCTCGTCACAGCCAAAGGCGCGCAGCTTTTCCGCCACTGTGGCAGAGGTGCGATGTGTCTCAAACAGGATCTCGGGATGTTCATGTAGGTCACGGCGCCAGGCGGTGATATTTTCGTGCAGTTCGGCAAAACGATTTTTGACGGGCATGGGGTAATCCTTGTTCAAGTTTCCCAGCCTTTCTAGGGACAATCACCAGCGGATGGAAGCGCTGGCACAGCCGCGTCACCCTGACGTGAGCACCCCATCCAGAACCGCCCTGCAACACGACCGTATTGAAAAATCGGGTTAAATAATCTATTAACAATCCCACTTGAACGCTCTGTCCGGCTTGGCACATTTAACCTGCGGACATTTACTGCATCGCCAGCCTTCGTTCAGCTACGGGGAAGTTGTCATATTTCGACATGGCTTCCGGCAAATACACTGAAAAAAGTCCAGCGGCTTATTTTGTCGTGGCAAAGCAATTTAACCGGAAATTCACCGCCAGACCTGCCGCCCCGCGTTTCGGTCATCTGGTGAAATGCACAAGGATATTCGTTTTGGTAAAAGTTACCTATGCTTACAATTCAACCCTTCCCAAACGCAAAATGCCGATCGTGAAACTGCCCGGCAAACCAGTGACACGGGCCATCGCAACCGGGATTTTCCCCACCAACAAGGAAATCGACTATCTCAAGACAATGGAGCTCATCAAACGCAAGAGTTTCAACAAGAAGAAGCTCAAGCTGATTGTGCCCACAATGGTCAGCGAACATTGGGTCACGCTGGAGGCCAGCTGGCGCTGCGAGCTGGATCTGTTCACCCATCCAAAGACAAGCGAAACGCAGGAAATCTGGGCCGTCGAATATCTCAACGTCAATTCTTACCCGATCGAATGCTGCACTGGCTATGATCTATCCGCCACCGTCCATATGTCCGGTCCGATCAAGACGGTTACCCGCGGGGGGATCACCTTTCCCAAAGCCAAGTTTCAAATCAACTTTGAATCCATTGGACCAACGGGAGACAAAACACAAACCAAACAGCTTATCGAATTCGGATTCCTGCAAGGCAACTTCAAAAAGGTTTGAGGTATCCGCGCCCCGCCTTTCATCATCGGGGCCGCAAACACCTGAACTACCGCAAAAGCCTTGTGTTAGCCTGCCTTAAGCCGGGTCTCGACTACTTCGGCAAACCATGAACAGCCTGCCGGAATGGCCTCGTCGTTGAAATCATACATCGGGTGATGCACCGTCGCGCCATCGACCCCGTTGCCAATCATCATATAGGCACCGGGGCGCGCGTTCAGCATGTAAGAGAAATCCTCGCCCGCCATAATCGGCGGTGTGTCACGCCAGACGTCCGGGGTAATGGTTTCGGCAACATCCGCTGCGAAATCCGTCTCCGCATCATGGTTTACCGTCACCGGGTAGCCACGTTCATAGTCGATCTCGGCGCGACATTGATGCGCGGCTGCCGTATGGGTCACGATGTCACGCAGGCGGGCCTCTGTCAGATCTCGCACATCCTCATCCAGTGAGCGCACCGTGCCGCGCAGTTTGACCGTCTGGGGCAGCACATTATGACTGTCTGTGTCGCTGCGCACTGTGCAGACCGATACCACCACCTGTTTCACCGGATCCACGTTGCGCGATGCGATGCTTTGCAATGCGATCACCACATGGGCTGCCGCAAGATTGCTGTCCACAGCCTCATGCGGGGCCGCCGCATGACCGCCCTGCCCGTCAATCACAATGTCAAACTGATCCGCTGCCGCCAGCAGGGCACCCTTGCGGATCGCAAACTTGCCCACCGGATAGCCGGGCATATTGTGCATTCCGTAAACCTCGTCAATCGACCAGCGCTCCATCAGCCCGTCCTTGACCATCTCATTGCCACCGCCGCCACCTTCTTCAGCCGGTTGAAAGATCAGCACGCAGCGGCCATCAAAATTGCGGGTCTCGGCCAGATATTGCGCCGCCCCCAACAGCATGGCCGTGTGCCCGTCATGCCCGCAGGCATGCATCTTGCCGTCGATCTTTGAGGCATGCGGCACCCCTGTTGCCTCGTGGATCGGTAAGGCGTCCATATCGGCACGCAGGCCAATGCTGCGCCCTGAGCCAGTGCTGCGCCCTTCGATTACAGCCACAACACCAGTCTGCCCGATGCCCGTGGTGATATCCGTGATCCCGAAACTGCGCAGCTTTTCCTCGACAAACTTTGCTGTCTCATGCACGTCGAATTGCAACTCGGGGTATTGATGTAGGTGACGACGCCACGCAGTAATCTCGGCATGGGTTTCGGCAAAGCGGTTCTTGATGGGCATGTTAAAGTCCTTTGATAATACTCAGACAACTGTTTCTAATCGGACCGCACTCCCGTCCGCGAACCTGCCGGCCCGGAACCTGTCTAAATCATGCCCTACAGCGTCGCCCATGACCAGAGCTGCCAACACCCGGCCCATCCCCGGACCGATGCCAAAACCATGGCCCGCCATGCCGGTGCCAATCACCAGGCCGGGAATCCCTGCGCAGTGATCTACAATCGGCACCTGATCAGGCAAGGTATCAATCATACCGGCCCATGCGGATTTCAACCGGACCTGCGGCAGGCTGGGAAAACGTGTCTGAAACCTGCGCACCAGCCGTCGCAGCTGTGCCATATCGGGTTTGGGATCTAGGATGCGCATCCGCTCAAAGGGGGTGATATCATCCCCCGACCAGCGGCGTGGCGTATCCCATGCATCAGGAAAACCCTTGGGCGAACTGGGCCGGTAAGTCTGTCCAAGCGGGCTTTGCCTCAGCTGTGGCAGATATTTGCGAAAGGCACGAAAGGCATCCGGCCCGATGAACAGCTCTGCGACACCTGCGGGTGACAGGGTATATCCGCCATCCATCCGGCGGCGGAACGCCACGCGATTATCCGCAGCTGCCCCGGCATGGACATCCGGCAAAGGGTGGGTCGCCGCCACACTCTCGCGTACGGAAAGCTGTGGGATATCAACACCATGGTTGCGCAGGAGCAGCGATGACCACGCCCCGCCTGCCAGCACGACCGTATCCGTCTTTACCAGCCCTTGCTCAGTCATCACCCCGACGACCCGCCCCGCCTGTATGTCCAGCATCCGCACGGCACAGTTTTCAACCAGTCGCACCCCGGCCCGTTGTGCGATCCCCGCCAATGCGGGCACCGCAGCCCAGGGTTCCGCCCGCATGTCCGATGGGGTGACCATCGCCCCGACCATGGGTTTTGCCATCTGCGGGAACATTGCTGCGGTTTCGGCCGCAGTCAGGATTTGCGTATCCACCCCGACGCTCTGGGCATGGGCAGTCCAGCGTTCGTATCCGGCCAGCTGTTTGGCGCTTTCTGCAAAATAGGTGACGCCCCCCTGACGCAGCCCGAAATCCACTCCGGTCTCGCCCGCCAGTTCTTTCCAACGCCCCAGCGCCTCGATCATGATGGGCAATTCGTCAGAATCGCGGCCCTGCTGCCTGATCCAGCCCCAGTTGCGTGACGATTGCTCGCCCGCGATTCGCCCTTTTTCCAGCAGCACCACCGATTGCCCTGCCCGCGCCAGATAAAGCGCTGTGCAGACACCAATCACACCGCCGCCAATCACCACCACATCCGCAGACACGGGCGGTGGACCAGCAAACATTACCGGCGTTTTTTCGGAAATAGGAAAAGCCTGCATCGTTATATCCCGGATCTGCGCAAAAGACGCCCCGGTCAAAGACCGGGCACTGGCCCACTGTTACTTACACGCTCAACCGCGTCAGCAACTTGCGCATAAAATCATGGCCAGCCTCAAACTGCGCCACCTCGATGAACTCATTGGGCTGATGCGCCTGCGCGATATCGCCGGGGCCACAGATCACGGCGGAATAACCCGCCTCCTGAAACTGCCCCGCTTCGGTGCCATAGCTGACTTTGTGGCTGGCATTGTCCCCGGTGATCTGGCGCACCAGCGCTTCCGCCTCTCCGTCTTTCTCGGGTTGCAAGGCTGGCACGTCGAAACGTTCGCTGATCCGAATTTCGGTTTCAGGCACAACTGCCTGCATCTGCTCTTCCACCTCGCGCACTTTCTTGAGGTATGCGGTAGACCAGTAATTCTTGTCCTCGCCCGGGACCACGCGGAAATCCATTGCGAATTTGCAGTCCTTGGCGGTGATGTTATGGGCTGTACCGCCCTCGATGACACCAACGTGGCAGGTGGTGAAAGGCGGATCAAACATCGCAGCCAGATCAGTTGGCTTGGCCGCCATATTTGCGGTGTTCATTTCATTAGCCCATTCAATCAGCTTGGCCCCGGCCATGATCGCGTTCACGCCAGTGTGCAGCAGTGATGAATGCACTTCAAAACCAACCACATGGGTATCGAATCCGCTCCCCCCCTTATGCCCGGTCACCGCCTGCATCGATGAGGGTTCACCGATAATCGCTGCGGATCCTTTGGGCAGGACGGGCTGCATCGCCTTGATCATCGGGGGCGCACCAGTACAACCGACCTCTTCATCAAAGCTGAGTGCGATCTGCAAAGGGCGTGTGAGGTCGCTATATTTGCCCTCAACCAAAGCCCAGATCGCCAGAGCATCAAACCCCTTCATGTCACAGGTGCCGCGCCCGTAATACTTGCCGTCTTTTTCAACCACCGTGAAAGGATCAGTGTCCCAGGGTTGCCCGTCAATCGGCACAACATCGGTGTGCCCTGACAGCACAATCGCCCCCTCTTCCCATGGACCCACATGGGCAAACAACGCATGTTTGGGCTGCTCCGGATCAATGTAGCGGTGGCTTTCGATGCCGTGGCTGGACAGGTAGTCAGCGACCCAATCAATCAGGGGGATATTGCTATCGCGCGAAACAGTGGGAAAGCTGATCAACTTGGTCATCAGCTCCAGCGGGGTCAAACGGTCGGTCATGGTTCAATATCCGCAATCAGTGATCAAAAGGTGATGCCCAGGATCAACCTCTACGTATTCAGAGGGTTTGGCGTCATATTTTGCTGGATGGATCGGCGACGGGATCGGTTTAAAGTTCAGATCCTTCTCGTCTTTCCGTTTGCGCGGATCGGCAATTGGCACCGCCTTCATCAGCGCCTGAGTATAGCTGTGCAGCGGGTTCTCAAAGACCTGCTGACGGGTGCCGATTTCTACGATCCGGCCAAGGTACATCACCCCGACGTAATGGCTCACCCGTTCAACCACCGCCATGTCATGGCTGATGAACAGGAAACTCAGATCCAGCTCTGACTGTAGTTCCATCATCAGATTCAGCACCTGCGCCTGCACGGATACGTCCAGCGCCGAGACCGCCTCATCCGCGATGATCAGCTTGGGGTTCAAGGCAAGGGCACGCGCAATCGCCACCCGCTGGCGTTGCCCACCGGATAACTCATGTGGGAAACGCCGCATGAAACTGCGCGGCAGTTCGACCCGGTCAAACAGCATCTCGACCCGCTCCGTGATGGCCTTGCCCCTCAGCGTGTCAAAGTTGTGGATCGGCTCGGCCACCTGATCCGCCAGCTGCATCTGCGGGTTAAGCGAAGCAAAGGGATCCTGAAAGATCATCTGCATGTCCAGACGCGCGGTGCGCAGCTCGCGCTGGTTCAGCGCCATGATGTCCGTGCCACCCAGATTGATCTCTCCGGTCATCGGCTCAACCAAGCGCAAGATCGAGCGGCCCGCCGTGGATTTACCGCACCCTGATTCGCCAACCAGACTAAGCGTCTGCCCCTTGTTGATGGTGAACGACAGATCCTCTACCGCGTGGACATTGGCGACCGTGCGGCGAAAGAAGCCCCCCTTGACCGGAAACCGCGTCGTGAGGTTCTTGACCGTCAGCAAGACCTCATCGCTGCCCTTGATCGGGACAATCGGCTTGTCTTCGGACCCCAGCAGCTTCATCGGTTCGGGAAACGCCTTGCCGGTCATCTCGCCCAGTTTGGGCACCGCTGCCAACAGGGCTTTGGTATAGGGATGCTGGGGATTCTCGAAAATCTCTTCGACGGTGCCCTCTTCCACCTTATTGCCACGAAACATTACGACGACGCGGTCGGCCATCTGGGCCACAACCGCCATATCATGGGTGATGAACATCACCGCCGTGCCGGTTTCACGCTTCAACCGGTCCATCAGCGCCAGAATTTCAGCCTGAATCGTTACATCCAGTGCCGTTGTCGGCTCATCCGCAATCAGCAGTTTCGGCTCGCAGGCCAGCGCCATGGCGATCACCACGCGCTGGCGCATACCGCCGGAAAGCTCATGTGGGTATTGCTTCAACCGGCGCTCGGGCTCGGGGATGCGGACCTGTGTCATCAGCTCAAGCGCGCGCGCTTCGGCCTGCACCTTGGTCATTCCTTTATGCAGACGCAGCCCTTCGGTCAGCTGACGGCCAACGGTAAACACCGGGTTCAACGCGGTCATCGGCTCCTGAAAGATCATCCCGATCTCGTTGCCCCTGATCCGGCGCATATCGGCACCGCTGGTCTGGGCCAGATCAATCTGGTCCTTGCCGTCGCGGTCAAACAACAGCCGCCCACCGGCAATTTCGCCACCGCCATACTCAACCAGCCGCATCAGCGACAGGGAGGATACCGATTTACCGGAGCCAGATTCGCCAACCACACAGACGGTTTCACCCGGATTGATGTCAAAACTGACATCCTCAACCCCGACAACTGGACCGTCTTTGGTCTGAAATTCGACCCTGAGGCCCTGTATTTGTGCAATAGGCCCCGAATTTGTCTGATCCAGCATGATGTCCCCTGATGATCCTTTGACACGTTATTGCAGCGCGTCTTTAACCAAGGCTAAGGCGATTACCAGAGCAGGTCAAACAAGACTGGTCGAAATCGGACCTATTTTGTGTCGGACTGATGACAGGGCTTGCATTTCTCGTGAAACATGTTGTGAATGCTGCCATGCGATCTGGAGGTGCGGTTCGGAGCATTCGATATAACTCTTCGTTTACGTAGAGTTAGGCGACACTCTTAAAGTGCCACAGATCGACACCACTGGGCGGGATTATCCTGCCCCAATACGTGACACAACCAAAGCGTGTACGACAAGGAGAGTATTTATGAAACTAAGAACCCTTTTGATGGGAGCAATTGCGACGACCGCTTTTGCTCCGGTTGCATTTGCCGACGGACATTCCGGCGAACGCGGCCGTGACGGGGAAGTCAAAATCCTGTATTGGCAGGCCCCTTCCATCCTGAACCCGTTTCTATCGGGCGGCACCAAGGACGTCGAATCAGCGTCTTTGATCGTGGAGCCACTGGCCCGCTACACAGAAACCGGTGCCATGGTACCGTTTCTGGTGACTGAGATCCCGACTGTCGCCAACGGCGGCGTATCCGAGGACCTCAAGTCAATCACATGGAACATCACGCCCGGCCTGAAATGGTCTGACGGCACGGCGTTCACTTCGGCGGATGTAAAATTCTCCGCTGATTATTGCATGCACCCCGAAGGTGGTTGTGCACAGGGTGCGAAATTCCAGGGTGTCGAGAGCGTCGAAGCTGTTGATGAGCTCACTGTCAAAGTCACCTTCTCTGCACCTCAGCCAAACCCATATGGCCCGTTTGTAGGCGGCGAAAGCCCCATCATCCAAGCCGCCCAGTTTGCTGATTGCATGGGGGCCAAAGCGCCAGAATGTACTGAAGCAAACTTTAACCCAATCGGCACAGGTCCTTTCAAAGTTGTTGAGTTCCGTCCAAACGACGTAATCACAATGGAAGCCAACGAAAACTATCGTCACGAAGGCAAGCCAGCCTTCGCCACGCTGACATTCAAAGGCGGTGGCGATGCCGCAGCTGCAGGTCGTGCGGTTCTGGAAACCGGCGAATATGACTACGCCTGGAACCTGCAACTGGCACCCGATGTGATTGCAAAGATGGAAGAAGCCGGTAAAGGCAAGGCTATCGCGGGCTTCGGTCCTCTGGTTGAGCGTCTGGAAATGAACCTGACCAACCCGTCACCGGATCTGCCGCCTGAAACAAGGGCAACCGTAGCAGAGCCTCACCCCTTCCTGTCCGACTTTAAAGTCCGCAAAGCGCTGTCGATGGCCATCGACCGTGAACTGCTGACCGAAGTTGGCTACGGTAAGGCCGGTACACCTACATGTAACCTCGTCCCTGCCCCTGCACTTTACAACTCTGACAACACAGAGTGTCTGACGCAGGACCTTGACGGTGCGAAAGCCTTGCTCGACGAAGCAGGCTGGACCGACAGCGATGGTGACGGCGTACGCGACAAGGACGGCGTCAAGCTGTCGATCCTGTATCAGACATCCACAAATGCCGTACGCCAGGACTTCCAGGCCTTGATCAAGGACTGGTGGCAGCAGATCGGTGTCGAAACCGAATTGCGCAACCTTGACGGTTCCGTCTTCTTTGGTGGTGACCCAGGTTCGCCTGACACGTTCCAGAAATTCTACGCGGACGTGGAGATGTACGCCAACACCTTCAACGGCACGGACCCACAGGCCTATCTTGCGGCTTACCGTTGTGGCAACGAGCCGAAGCCATCCAGCCAGTGGCAGGGTGAGAACATCAACCGCTTCTGTGATCCGGCCTATGACGCCCTGCTTGATGAGCTGGCAAAAACCGGCGATCTGGAAAAGCGTGGCGAGATTGGTCGCAAGCTGAACGACATGATCACTAAAGACACGATGACAATCGTTCCGCTGGTGAACCGTGCACGGGTTTCCGCCCACTCCAACAGCCTTGGCGGTGTTGTCCTGAACGTATGGGACAGCGAAATCTGGAATGCAGCCGACTGGTATCGCATCAAGGAATAATCGTTACGGCGGGGCCTTCCCCGCCTTGACAATCCGTAGGGCGGGCTTCACCCCGCCCTACACAACTTTCTCAGATCTCTCAGACTGCTAAACAAAGGCGCCTGAACCCTATGCTGACCTTTACACTCCGCCGGTTGATCCTATCTATCCCGACGCTTTTGTTCATCAGTTTTATCATCTTCGGATTGCTGCAACTTGCCCCCGGTGATCCGATGGCACAGGTGCCGCTGACGGTACCACCAGAGGTAAAACAGAAAATGCGCGAGGCGCTGGGTCTTGGGGCCCCGTGGTACGTGCAATATTATAAATGGCTGATCCAGTTCTTCTGGATCGAACCCAAGATCTTTATCGATTACCTGACCAACACCAGCTTTCTGCTGGGGTGGTTGCCTGACACCGCGTTTTATCAAGGTGAGCTGCGCGTCATCTCCTGGCAGACCCGCAGCCCGGTGATGGATATCGTGATGCAGCGTATGCCACAGACACTTTGGGTGGTCGGGCTAAGCTATGTTGTGGGCATCGTCATCGCAATCCCGATCGGCATCTATTCCGCCTACAAGCATTATTCGGTGTTCGATCAGGCTGGTACTTTCATTACCATGGTTGGTTTCTCGATCCCGCCGTTCTTTACCGGCCCGCTGCTGATCGTGATCTTTTCCGTCTACCTTGGCTGGTTACCCTCGATCTATGACACCACCCATGTGGTCACCGACTGGGAGAGCTTTAAGGTTCAGATTTTCCAGATGATCATGCCGGTGATGGTGCTGGCCCTTCAAACCACGGCCCAGATCAGCCGCTACATGCGCGGGGCAATGTTGGACAATCTCAATCAGGACTATGTACGCACCGCCCGCGCCAAGGGCCTGCGTGAAGGCGTGGTTGTGATGGTCCATGTGCTGCGCAACTCAATGATCCCCGTGGTCACGGTTATCGCGCTTGGCATGCCGGCGATCTTTGGCGGGGCAATCATCACCGAAAACGTCTTTAAGGTGAACGGCATCGGACAGTTGCTGCTGACCGCCCTTTTTGCAAACGATCTGCCGATGGTCATGACGCTGACCTTCATCTTCGCCATCCTGATCGTTCTGTTTAACCTCATCGCCGATGTCCTCTACGGGCTTCTCGACCCAAGGATCCGCTATGACTGAGCAAGCCCTCCCCGCAAGCCCCATCGAGGCCGACATCGAAACCTTTGGTGCGCTGACTGATAAAGAGCCGCAAAAGCCGCCCAGAAGCCAATGGAAGGATATTTGGGACCAGTTTCGCAAACACAAAGGCGCAGTATTCGGTGGTGGTTTCCTGATTTTCATTACCTTGGGCGTTATCTTTGGCCCCCTGCTCTGGGATCTCGACCCCAAGACGCTGGACATCCGCAACAAGAACTGGCGCCCGGTCTATACCTTGCTCTGGGACAGCGATGCCAAGGCCGGTTGGGCCCATCCCTTCGGCACCGACCAGCTGGGCCGCGATATCCTGTCCCAGATGATTGCAGGCGGACGGGTTTCCATGGCCGTTGGTTGGCTTGCCATGGCGCTGGCGCTGATCATCGGCACCGCAGTGGGTGTCCTGTCGGGCTATTTCAAGCGGTTGGACTTCTGGCTGATGCGCTTTACCGATCTGGCGCTTTCCTTGCCGATCCTGCCATTGACCCTGCTCGCCGTGACCCTGTTCCGCCAGCCGCTAAACGCCAGCTTCGGCCCGGAGGGCGGCATGTTTATCCTGATCGTCGGCATCATCGGCCTGACCTCATGGATGCAGACCGCACGGATTGTACGCGGCGACATTCTGGCGTTGAAGGAACGCGAATTCATCCTTGCGGCCCGCTCTATCGGGACCACATCCGGCAAGATCATTCGTCGGCATCTGCTGCCGAACGTGGTGTCTCCGATCATGGTTTCCGCAACATTGGGCCTTGCCACCGCGATCATCACCGAAAGTGCGCTGAGCTTCCTTGGCGTTGGCTTCCCCTCCGACTTCCCCACCTGGGGCAAGTTGCTGGCGGATGCAGTGCAGCGCATGCAGGATTACCCCGAGCGGGTGCTTTTGCCCGGCATCGCGATTTCCCTGACTGTGCTAAGTGTGAACTACCTTGGTGACGGCCTGCGCGACGCGCTTGACCCACGCCTGCGCGGACGCTGATCCTTTTTGATCAGGGGCCGCCCCCGCATCCTGCGCGGTTGGCCCCTGCTCTATCCAAGGTGTGTAAAATAAGAACCGGAACAGCCGCGGGCGATCGCTGATACCCCGCCTGTTCCCGACACCCCCGCAAATCAGAACAACTTCCCCGAAACACCCGGTATCTACGAAAATATTCCTCGCTGAGGAAGGTAGATGGTTATGAAACACCATTGAACCCCGAGCATTCCCCGTCCAAATAGATCAGTTGTTCCACCCAACTGATCCACAAGGAGTCGGGCCATGTTTGAGACGTTCGAATTTGAGACACTGACCGCGCCACAGGCCTCCGTCTATTTCGCGCTGATCATTGGTGTGCTCTTTGGTGTGCTGGCCCAGATCACCAAGTTCTGTTTCCGCCGCGCGCTTGTTGGTGAAGACAGCCGTGCGGCTGCGGGCGTCTGGTTTACGGCTCTTGCTGTGGCCCTTGTCGGCACCCAAGCCGCCGTTGCTGCCGGATGGATCAGCTTTGACGATCACCGTTTCATGATCTCTGACATGCCGGTTCTGGCCATCGCCATCGGCGGGTTACTGTTCGGGGCTGGCATGGTGCTGACCCGTGGCTGTGTGTCACGTCTGACTGTGCTGACAGGGTCCGGTAATCTGCGGGCGGCGGTTGTGCTGCTGGTCTTTGCCGTTGTGGCCCATATGACGCTGAAA
This DNA window, taken from Sulfitobacter pacificus, encodes the following:
- a CDS encoding M20 aminoacylase family protein; this translates as MPIKNRFAETHAEITAWRRHLHQYPELQFDVHETAKFVEEKLRSFGITDITTGIGQTGVVAVIEGRSTGSGRSIGLRADMDALPIHEATGVPHASKIDGKMHACGHDGHTAMLLGAAQYLAETRNFDGRCVLIFQPAEEGGGGGNEMVKDGLMERWSIDEVYGMHNMPGYPVGKFAIRKGALLAAADQFDIVIDGQGGHAAAPHEAVDSNLAAAHVVIALQSIASRNVDPVKQVVVSVCTVRSDTDSHNVLPQTVKLRGTVRSLDEDVRDLTEARLRDIVTHTAAAHQCRAEIDYERGYPVTVNHDAETDFAADVAETITPDVWRDTPPIMAGEDFSYMLNARPGAYMMIGNGVDGATVHHPMYDFNDEAIPAGCSWFAEVVETRLKAG
- a CDS encoding NAD(P)/FAD-dependent oxidoreductase encodes the protein MQAFPISEKTPVMFAGPPPVSADVVVIGGGVIGVCTALYLARAGQSVVLLEKGRIAGEQSSRNWGWIRQQGRDSDELPIMIEALGRWKELAGETGVDFGLRQGGVTYFAESAKQLAGYERWTAHAQSVGVDTQILTAAETAAMFPQMAKPMVGAMVTPSDMRAEPWAAVPALAGIAQRAGVRLVENCAVRMLDIQAGRVVGVMTEQGLVKTDTVVLAGGAWSSLLLRNHGVDIPQLSVRESVAATHPLPDVHAGAAADNRVAFRRRMDGGYTLSPAGVAELFIGPDAFRAFRKYLPQLRQSPLGQTYRPSSPKGFPDAWDTPRRWSGDDITPFERMRILDPKPDMAQLRRLVRRFQTRFPSLPQVRLKSAWAGMIDTLPDQVPIVDHCAGIPGLVIGTGMAGHGFGIGPGMGRVLAALVMGDAVGHDLDRFRAGRFADGSAVRLETVV
- the argE gene encoding acetylornithine deacetylase, producing MTDRLTPLELMTKLISFPTVSRDSNIPLIDWVADYLSSHGIESHRYIDPEQPKHALFAHVGPWEEGAIVLSGHTDVVPIDGQPWDTDPFTVVEKDGKYYGRGTCDMKGFDALAIWALVEGKYSDLTRPLQIALSFDEEVGCTGAPPMIKAMQPVLPKGSAAIIGEPSSMQAVTGHKGGSGFDTHVVGFEVHSSLLHTGVNAIMAGAKLIEWANEMNTANMAAKPTDLAAMFDPPFTTCHVGVIEGGTAHNITAKDCKFAMDFRVVPGEDKNYWSTAYLKKVREVEEQMQAVVPETEIRISERFDVPALQPEKDGEAEALVRQITGDNASHKVSYGTEAGQFQEAGYSAVICGPGDIAQAHQPNEFIEVAQFEAGHDFMRKLLTRLSV
- a CDS encoding ABC transporter ATP-binding protein, which produces MLDQTNSGPIAQIQGLRVEFQTKDGPVVGVEDVSFDINPGETVCVVGESGSGKSVSSLSLMRLVEYGGGEIAGGRLLFDRDGKDQIDLAQTSGADMRRIRGNEIGMIFQEPMTALNPVFTVGRQLTEGLRLHKGMTKVQAEARALELMTQVRIPEPERRLKQYPHELSGGMRQRVVIAMALACEPKLLIADEPTTALDVTIQAEILALMDRLKRETGTAVMFITHDMAVVAQMADRVVVMFRGNKVEEGTVEEIFENPQHPYTKALLAAVPKLGEMTGKAFPEPMKLLGSEDKPIVPIKGSDEVLLTVKNLTTRFPVKGGFFRRTVANVHAVEDLSFTINKGQTLSLVGESGCGKSTAGRSILRLVEPMTGEINLGGTDIMALNQRELRTARLDMQMIFQDPFASLNPQMQLADQVAEPIHNFDTLRGKAITERVEMLFDRVELPRSFMRRFPHELSGGQRQRVAIARALALNPKLIIADEAVSALDVSVQAQVLNLMMELQSELDLSFLFISHDMAVVERVSHYVGVMYLGRIVEIGTRQQVFENPLHSYTQALMKAVPIADPRKRKDEKDLNFKPIPSPIHPAKYDAKPSEYVEVDPGHHLLITDCGY
- a CDS encoding peptide ABC transporter substrate-binding protein, whose protein sequence is MKLRTLLMGAIATTAFAPVAFADGHSGERGRDGEVKILYWQAPSILNPFLSGGTKDVESASLIVEPLARYTETGAMVPFLVTEIPTVANGGVSEDLKSITWNITPGLKWSDGTAFTSADVKFSADYCMHPEGGCAQGAKFQGVESVEAVDELTVKVTFSAPQPNPYGPFVGGESPIIQAAQFADCMGAKAPECTEANFNPIGTGPFKVVEFRPNDVITMEANENYRHEGKPAFATLTFKGGGDAAAAGRAVLETGEYDYAWNLQLAPDVIAKMEEAGKGKAIAGFGPLVERLEMNLTNPSPDLPPETRATVAEPHPFLSDFKVRKALSMAIDRELLTEVGYGKAGTPTCNLVPAPALYNSDNTECLTQDLDGAKALLDEAGWTDSDGDGVRDKDGVKLSILYQTSTNAVRQDFQALIKDWWQQIGVETELRNLDGSVFFGGDPGSPDTFQKFYADVEMYANTFNGTDPQAYLAAYRCGNEPKPSSQWQGENINRFCDPAYDALLDELAKTGDLEKRGEIGRKLNDMITKDTMTIVPLVNRARVSAHSNSLGGVVLNVWDSEIWNAADWYRIKE
- a CDS encoding ABC transporter permease, translated to MLTFTLRRLILSIPTLLFISFIIFGLLQLAPGDPMAQVPLTVPPEVKQKMREALGLGAPWYVQYYKWLIQFFWIEPKIFIDYLTNTSFLLGWLPDTAFYQGELRVISWQTRSPVMDIVMQRMPQTLWVVGLSYVVGIVIAIPIGIYSAYKHYSVFDQAGTFITMVGFSIPPFFTGPLLIVIFSVYLGWLPSIYDTTHVVTDWESFKVQIFQMIMPVMVLALQTTAQISRYMRGAMLDNLNQDYVRTARAKGLREGVVVMVHVLRNSMIPVVTVIALGMPAIFGGAIITENVFKVNGIGQLLLTALFANDLPMVMTLTFIFAILIVLFNLIADVLYGLLDPRIRYD
- a CDS encoding ABC transporter permease, whose protein sequence is MTEQALPASPIEADIETFGALTDKEPQKPPRSQWKDIWDQFRKHKGAVFGGGFLIFITLGVIFGPLLWDLDPKTLDIRNKNWRPVYTLLWDSDAKAGWAHPFGTDQLGRDILSQMIAGGRVSMAVGWLAMALALIIGTAVGVLSGYFKRLDFWLMRFTDLALSLPILPLTLLAVTLFRQPLNASFGPEGGMFILIVGIIGLTSWMQTARIVRGDILALKEREFILAARSIGTTSGKIIRRHLLPNVVSPIMVSATLGLATAIITESALSFLGVGFPSDFPTWGKLLADAVQRMQDYPERVLLPGIAISLTVLSVNYLGDGLRDALDPRLRGR